One window from the genome of Spiractinospora alimapuensis encodes:
- a CDS encoding ATP-binding protein, whose amino-acid sequence MNGQTAGLDEVITVSTGVEFTVTPTGGVPPAREPSVLERLSRSPLDADTLQWVVAALDSEDALSARARGETVPVPADEPMVEPAPAAAQCFLGRVEVRGFRGIGRSAVLDLTPGPGLTVIVGRNGSGKSSFAEAIEAALTGRNRRWDAMPAAWRDGWRNLHVDEQTEVAVDVHTAGVAAPLRIARWWTGESVRSARAEVRHAGGETAPVSSLGWVGALGRYRPFLSYDELGRAVTGRAAELYDTLTELLGLTDLAEAERRLAKFCDRLSKQESRPRRERDYLLERLNACADPRARRAAAMLRSDSVSLDRLASLAADDGPADPNQQRVLRRLRRLSVPERSLMSDVTSELRGASMELEMTADSKAAQARGLADLLRSAIDHAERHTGVPECPVCDSGIPLDGEWMSRARAEIARLQPTAEAASSAHERADNARDQARFLIAPRPSWLPEHTELGQLWDQWSAGSQLTDLGELARHIDDLGPRLRSAAVAARKSATSELENPESGWREASEQLAAWVEDARAAMECREVLGPATRALEWLTTAAREIRDERLRPLSVHTEHVWQNLRQERRIDMEALRLVGRGAGRRVAVDVRVDAVPSSGDDGGNAPGLLSQGELQALALSICLPRTLLAGNPFGFLVLDDPVQAMDTETVEGLAGVLAEVGQYRQVVVFTHDTRLPDALTRASLPATIRGIHRDSVSNVEVDSSP is encoded by the coding sequence ATGAACGGGCAAACGGCTGGTTTGGACGAGGTGATCACGGTGTCGACCGGAGTGGAGTTCACGGTGACGCCAACGGGCGGCGTTCCGCCGGCTCGGGAGCCTTCCGTTCTGGAGCGGCTGAGTCGGTCCCCACTCGACGCTGACACACTGCAGTGGGTGGTCGCCGCCCTCGATTCCGAGGACGCGCTCTCGGCCCGCGCGCGCGGCGAGACCGTGCCCGTCCCCGCCGACGAGCCGATGGTCGAACCGGCCCCGGCGGCCGCGCAGTGCTTCCTGGGCCGCGTCGAGGTGCGTGGCTTCCGCGGGATCGGACGCTCCGCGGTCCTGGACCTGACGCCCGGGCCCGGGCTCACCGTCATCGTGGGCCGCAACGGCTCGGGGAAGTCGAGCTTCGCCGAGGCGATCGAGGCCGCTCTCACCGGCCGCAACCGGCGTTGGGACGCCATGCCCGCGGCGTGGCGGGACGGATGGCGCAACCTGCACGTCGACGAGCAGACCGAGGTCGCGGTGGACGTGCACACCGCCGGTGTCGCGGCGCCGCTGCGCATCGCCCGCTGGTGGACCGGGGAGAGCGTCCGTTCGGCGAGGGCCGAAGTACGCCACGCGGGGGGTGAGACCGCGCCCGTCAGCAGCCTGGGCTGGGTGGGCGCGCTGGGGCGCTACCGACCCTTCCTCTCCTACGACGAGCTGGGACGCGCCGTCACCGGCCGGGCGGCGGAGCTGTACGACACGCTGACGGAGCTGCTCGGCCTCACCGACCTCGCGGAGGCGGAGAGGCGCCTGGCGAAGTTCTGTGACCGACTCAGCAAGCAGGAGAGCAGGCCGCGCCGTGAGCGCGACTACCTGCTGGAACGCCTCAACGCGTGTGCCGACCCGCGAGCACGCCGCGCGGCCGCGATGCTCCGGTCCGACTCCGTCTCCCTGGACCGACTCGCCTCGCTCGCCGCCGACGACGGCCCCGCCGACCCCAACCAACAGCGTGTACTGCGTCGCCTGCGACGCCTTTCCGTCCCCGAGCGGTCGCTGATGAGCGACGTCACCAGCGAGCTTCGGGGCGCGTCCATGGAGCTGGAGATGACCGCCGACAGCAAGGCGGCCCAGGCGCGCGGCCTGGCGGACCTGCTCCGGTCGGCCATCGACCACGCCGAGCGGCACACCGGAGTCCCCGAGTGCCCCGTCTGTGACTCGGGGATCCCGCTCGACGGGGAGTGGATGAGCCGCGCCCGCGCGGAGATCGCTCGGCTCCAACCCACCGCCGAGGCGGCCTCCTCCGCCCACGAACGCGCCGACAACGCGCGCGACCAGGCGCGTTTCCTCATCGCGCCCCGGCCGTCCTGGCTGCCCGAGCACACCGAACTCGGCCAACTGTGGGACCAGTGGAGTGCTGGCAGCCAGCTCACCGATCTCGGTGAACTCGCGCGGCACATCGACGACCTCGGACCACGGCTGCGCTCCGCCGCCGTCGCGGCGCGCAAATCCGCGACCTCCGAACTGGAGAACCCGGAGAGCGGGTGGCGCGAGGCCTCCGAACAGCTCGCCGCCTGGGTCGAGGACGCGCGCGCCGCGATGGAGTGTCGTGAGGTCCTGGGACCCGCCACGCGCGCGCTGGAGTGGCTGACCACCGCCGCTCGGGAGATTCGTGACGAACGTCTCCGTCCGCTCTCCGTGCACACCGAACACGTCTGGCAGAACCTGCGCCAGGAACGCCGGATCGACATGGAGGCGCTGCGCCTCGTGGGCCGTGGAGCCGGGCGCCGTGTCGCGGTCGACGTCCGCGTGGACGCGGTCCCCTCCAGCGGGGACGACGGCGGCAACGCGCCCGGGCTGCTCAGCCAGGGAGAACTACAGGCGCTGGCGCTGTCGATCTGTCTCCCGCGGACCCTGCTCGCCGGAAACCCGTTCGGTTTCCTGGTGTTGGACGACCCCGTGCAGGCGATGGACACCGAAACGGTCGAGGGGCTGGCCGGAGTCCTCGCCGAGGTCGGGCAGTACCGCCAGGTGGTGGTCTTCACACACGACACGCGGCTTCCCGACGCCCTGACCCGTGCGTCGCTGCCCGCCACCATTCGCGGCATCCACCGGGATTCGGTGTCCAACGTTGAGGTCGACTCTTCCCCGTAG
- the rpmG gene encoding 50S ribosomal protein L33 encodes MAATDVRPKITLACQECKHRNYITRKNRRNNPDRLSLKKYCPNCRNHSEHRETR; translated from the coding sequence GTGGCTGCCACAGACGTGAGGCCGAAGATCACCCTGGCCTGCCAGGAGTGCAAGCACCGCAACTACATCACGCGCAAGAACCGGCGGAACAACCCCGACCGTCTCTCGCTCAAGAAGTACTGCCCGAACTGCCGGAACCACTCCGAGCACCGGGAAACCCGCTAG
- a CDS encoding MaoC family dehydratase N-terminal domain-containing protein, producing the protein MGMNRDCLGRQYAPTEPYVVTRRKIVEFADAIGDTNPIYRDVTAATAAGHKDVVAPPTFPIVLGAEGLDMVTADDELGLDFTAVVHGSQAFSYTRPVATGDVLNSVTTIAEIKALGATEMITLDTTVTDEDGAHVVTASSMLVVRGDAGEKGQ; encoded by the coding sequence GTGGGGATGAACCGCGACTGCCTGGGACGGCAGTACGCGCCGACGGAGCCCTACGTGGTGACCCGGCGGAAGATCGTCGAGTTCGCCGACGCGATCGGTGACACCAATCCCATCTACCGGGATGTCACCGCCGCGACCGCGGCCGGGCACAAGGACGTCGTGGCACCCCCGACGTTCCCGATCGTCCTCGGGGCCGAGGGGTTGGACATGGTGACCGCCGACGACGAGCTCGGCCTGGACTTCACCGCCGTGGTCCACGGTTCACAGGCGTTCTCCTACACGCGCCCCGTCGCCACCGGGGACGTGTTGAACAGCGTCACCACCATCGCCGAGATCAAGGCGTTGGGCGCCACCGAGATGATCACCCTGGACACCACGGTCACCGACGAGGACGGCGCGCACGTGGTCACCGCGAGCAGCATGCTCGTGGTCCGAGGTGACGCCGGCGAGAAGGGGCAGTGA
- a CDS encoding MaoC/PaaZ C-terminal domain-containing protein, with product MGTESVTSNATPAVRYADVEVGTELPPQDFVLRRGDLVRYAGASGDFNPIHWSERVATGVGLPNVIAHGMLTMGVAGRVVTDWTGDPGSVTSYEVRFAQPVVVPDDDEGTTVSISGKVTEKRDGNEVVVALTATVEGRKVLTRSSAVVRLP from the coding sequence ATGGGGACCGAGTCTGTGACATCGAACGCGACGCCCGCGGTGCGTTACGCCGACGTCGAGGTCGGCACGGAGCTTCCGCCCCAGGACTTCGTCCTGCGCCGTGGTGACCTCGTGCGCTACGCCGGCGCCTCCGGAGACTTCAACCCCATTCACTGGAGCGAACGTGTCGCCACCGGCGTGGGCCTGCCCAACGTCATCGCGCACGGAATGCTCACCATGGGAGTGGCCGGACGCGTCGTCACCGACTGGACGGGCGACCCTGGCTCCGTCACCTCCTACGAGGTGCGCTTCGCGCAGCCCGTCGTGGTACCGGACGACGACGAGGGCACCACCGTCTCCATCTCGGGGAAGGTCACCGAGAAGAGAGACGGCAACGAGGTCGTGGTCGCGTTGACGGCCACCGTCGAGGGGCGCAAGGTCCTCACCCGGTCCAGCGCGGTCGTGCGACTCCCATGA